The genomic window AGCAAGATAATCTAGTGGTTCCTTATTCCACGATTAAAGTTTTTAAAAAAGCTCGGAAAATGGGAGTTAGAGAAGCAAATTTGGTTTCTGGCGAAAGACCAGATAGTTACACTTCAGTAAGAGCAAAGTTTGATATTTGGGGGTTTAACAGTTTCTCTGAATACTTATATACACTGGCTGAGCTAGCTTTTCTTGAAGGTTTGTTAGTTAATTTAAATGTTGGGTATCTTTCATTTAATGAATTAAAATATCTTAGAGAAATAATCGTATCAGTAGAGCTTATGGTAGAAACTACTAACGTTGCAATGTTGGAAGGAATTCAACA from Candidatus Margulisiibacteriota bacterium includes these protein-coding regions:
- a CDS encoding radical SAM protein is translated as MDEEEKELTGFGDNEDILPFINRESVVTYSSAVDLVISTACRNDCGYCAFKREQDNLVVPYSTIKVFKKARKMGVREANLVSGERPDSYTSVRAKFDIWGFNSFSEYLYTLAELAFLEGLLVNLNVGYLSFNELKYLREIIVSVELMVETTNVAMLEGIQHKFSPSKSPDVRFKFLEYAGKLNIPTNTGMIVGIGETPEDRLKTISR